TTAGACAGTGAAATCACCCCCTTAATTTTTTATCTTATCATAAATTAACTTTATCTTCTGGATGATAAGGAGCTTTCAAAAATATTACCTTAATATCTAAAGTGGTGTCGTTAGTAAGATTATGTGTCTCCTGAGGGTTAATCTTAAAGGCGTCCCCTATCTCGGTTCTATAGTTTTTATTACTAATAGTCATCTGGGGAGTTCCTTCGATAATAAAAAAAGTTTCTTCAGT
The DNA window shown above is from bacterium and carries:
- a CDS encoding cupin domain-containing protein codes for the protein MSPINLGAHFHNETEETFFIIEGTPQMTISNKNYRTEIGDAFKINPQETHNLTNDTTLDIKVIFLKAPYHPEDKVNL